A single genomic interval of Alistipes provencensis harbors:
- the nadD gene encoding nicotinate (nicotinamide) nucleotide adenylyltransferase produces the protein MKRVMLYFGSFNPVHKGHIALAEYAVEQTLCDEVVLVVSPQSPYKAADELAPEMDRFEMAEIACATSKYPEKIKPSVVEFLLPKPSYTIDTLRYLKENFGSDMQFSILMGSDQIARLDGWKEYEKILEYPVYVYPRRGEPAEGFEGRITLLADAPLQDFASTDVRDRIGRGEDTSAMLDEGVAAYIRRKGLWSPAARIAALTARIAEAPDDTALYIERGRLHYRMGEWGPALNDFNAVLRIDAEHVEARQFARMVQEILEFRYKDIYNP, from the coding sequence ATGAAACGGGTGATGCTCTATTTCGGGTCGTTCAACCCCGTGCACAAAGGCCACATCGCGCTGGCGGAGTATGCTGTCGAACAGACGCTTTGCGACGAGGTCGTGCTGGTCGTCTCGCCGCAGAGCCCCTACAAGGCGGCCGACGAACTGGCTCCCGAAATGGACCGTTTCGAAATGGCCGAAATCGCCTGCGCCACTTCGAAATATCCGGAAAAAATCAAACCGTCGGTCGTGGAATTTCTGCTCCCGAAGCCCTCATACACAATAGATACCCTGCGTTACCTCAAGGAAAACTTCGGGTCCGACATGCAGTTCTCGATCCTGATGGGCAGCGACCAAATCGCCCGGCTCGATGGCTGGAAGGAGTACGAGAAAATCCTCGAATATCCGGTCTACGTCTATCCCCGCCGGGGCGAACCGGCCGAAGGATTCGAGGGGCGCATCACGCTGCTGGCGGACGCCCCTTTGCAGGATTTCGCGTCGACGGACGTGCGCGACCGCATCGGGCGGGGCGAGGATACCTCGGCCATGCTCGACGAGGGCGTCGCCGCCTACATCCGCCGCAAGGGGCTGTGGAGCCCCGCGGCACGGATCGCGGCCCTCACGGCACGGATCGCCGAGGCTCCGGACGACACGGCGCTCTACATCGAGCGCGGCAGGCTCCATTACCGGATGGGCGAGTGGGGCCCGGCGCTCAACGACTTCAACGCCGTGCTGCGCATCGACGCAGAGCATGTCGAGGCCCGGCAGTTCGCCCGGATGGTGCAGGAAATACTGGAATTCCGATACAAAGACATATACAATCCCTGA
- the lpdA gene encoding dihydrolipoyl dehydrogenase: MKYDIIIVGSGPGGYVAAIRAAQLGRKVALVERAEPGGVCLNWGCIPTKALLKSAQVYGYCKNAEHYGLEASGEIRPNLEKIVARSRGVAETMSKGVQFLLNKNGIDLIPGFGRLTAPGRLDVDGTEYEADHIVLATGARPREMAFMPVDGEHVISSRQALTLGRLPESMIVVGSGAIGSEFAWFYAALGVKVTVIEYMPRMMPLEDEEVSKTMERAFRKLRAAVLTSTTVKAVKVNAKGVCEVEIEGKKGAETLSAEVVLSAVGIKSNIENIGLEELGIAVERDKVVVDEFYRTNVPGVYAIGDIVPGPALAHVASAEAVCCVEAICGLNPAPVDYTTIPSCIFTQPEVASVGMTEQQAQERGIAYKVGRFPFTASGKATAAGDRDGFIKLLFDEEDRLLGAHMVGASVTEMLAEPTLARTLGATAHQIARTIHAHPTMNEGVMEAAEAAMGAAIHL; the protein is encoded by the coding sequence ATGAAATACGACATCATCATCGTGGGCAGCGGCCCCGGAGGTTATGTGGCGGCGATCCGTGCCGCGCAGTTGGGCCGGAAGGTGGCGCTCGTGGAGCGTGCCGAGCCGGGCGGCGTATGCCTCAACTGGGGCTGTATCCCGACCAAGGCGCTGCTGAAAAGCGCACAGGTCTACGGCTACTGCAAAAACGCGGAACATTACGGGCTGGAAGCGTCCGGAGAGATTCGGCCGAATCTGGAAAAGATCGTGGCCCGTTCACGCGGCGTGGCAGAAACCATGTCGAAAGGGGTGCAATTCCTGCTCAACAAGAACGGCATCGACCTCATCCCCGGATTCGGACGTCTCACGGCCCCGGGACGGCTCGACGTGGACGGTACGGAATACGAGGCCGATCACATCGTCCTCGCCACGGGAGCACGTCCGCGCGAAATGGCGTTCATGCCCGTCGACGGCGAGCATGTGATCTCGTCGCGGCAGGCACTGACGCTCGGCCGCCTGCCCGAGTCGATGATCGTCGTGGGTTCGGGGGCCATCGGCAGCGAGTTCGCGTGGTTTTACGCCGCGCTGGGCGTCAAGGTCACCGTCATCGAGTACATGCCCCGCATGATGCCGCTCGAAGACGAGGAGGTGTCGAAGACTATGGAGCGTGCGTTCCGCAAACTGCGTGCGGCGGTGCTGACCTCGACCACGGTGAAAGCCGTGAAGGTCAACGCCAAAGGAGTTTGCGAAGTGGAGATCGAAGGCAAAAAGGGCGCGGAAACGCTTTCTGCCGAGGTCGTGCTGTCGGCCGTGGGCATCAAATCCAACATCGAAAACATCGGCCTCGAAGAACTGGGCATCGCCGTCGAGCGCGACAAGGTCGTCGTGGACGAATTCTACCGCACCAATGTCCCGGGCGTCTACGCCATCGGCGACATCGTGCCGGGCCCGGCGCTGGCGCATGTGGCTTCGGCCGAGGCCGTCTGCTGCGTGGAGGCCATCTGCGGACTGAACCCCGCGCCGGTGGACTACACGACCATCCCGTCGTGCATCTTCACCCAGCCCGAAGTGGCGTCGGTCGGCATGACCGAGCAGCAGGCGCAGGAGCGCGGCATCGCCTATAAGGTCGGACGCTTCCCGTTCACAGCATCAGGCAAAGCGACGGCAGCCGGCGACCGCGACGGATTCATCAAACTGCTCTTCGACGAAGAAGACCGCCTGCTGGGAGCCCACATGGTCGGAGCATCGGTGACCGAAATGCTGGCCGAGCCGACGCTGGCGCGCACGCTGGGCGCCACAGCCCACCAGATAGCCCGCACGATCCACGCCCACCCGACGATGAACGAGGGTGTCATGGAGGCCGCCGAAGCAGCAATGGGGGCGGCGATCCACCTGTAA
- a CDS encoding WD40-like domain containing protein, with amino-acid sequence MKKLLLLLLSGAIFGACSDKKVRLVLVTDIVMPPESWTFTPGDGVTVSAEGFEADDEIMFEIYWEEGAGSFAPNGYAKGVRGIVTQRTATSITFLAPGHYPASTTRVLLFRQGKIMPLGTIRVADGTPKAAAIYGISASDTDETLIERIDPVTGAVTRVQMLNIGQGLDCAVGVPGSGWLFGISSGAMTGFDLTMNYYNDFGGQDYRFAGQVSDSYVALLSYDSERLRLTTQTATRSDYSPAPVSWPMPEEVVQTLVVQPFVVVGSNLLLAQRNADGTCTPVLLGILGGSGTGENVEADAMVPFWTAVPSATEPDRLVRVGGYAVSKDGETQLRLFDMAGDGTFGEMLAEVPGTVLSVTEYSPDKDTLEICLLCESGGVRRIHIYDVLKKTRRTLPGEFGCSQIVAAK; translated from the coding sequence ATGAAAAAACTTTTGCTGTTGCTCCTCTCCGGGGCGATCTTCGGGGCCTGTTCCGACAAAAAGGTGCGTCTGGTTCTGGTGACCGACATCGTCATGCCTCCCGAATCGTGGACTTTTACGCCCGGCGACGGGGTGACCGTTTCGGCCGAGGGGTTCGAGGCCGACGACGAGATCATGTTCGAAATCTACTGGGAGGAGGGCGCCGGGTCGTTCGCCCCGAACGGTTATGCCAAAGGCGTGCGGGGGATTGTCACGCAGCGTACTGCCACGAGCATCACCTTTCTGGCCCCGGGGCACTACCCCGCTTCGACGACCCGGGTGTTGCTGTTCCGTCAGGGTAAGATAATGCCGCTGGGCACGATCCGTGTTGCCGACGGAACTCCGAAAGCCGCGGCGATTTACGGCATTTCGGCCTCCGATACCGATGAAACCCTGATCGAGCGCATCGACCCGGTGACGGGTGCCGTGACGAGGGTTCAAATGCTCAACATCGGGCAGGGACTCGACTGTGCGGTGGGCGTTCCCGGTTCGGGCTGGCTATTCGGCATCAGCTCCGGGGCGATGACCGGCTTCGACCTTACGATGAATTACTACAACGATTTCGGAGGGCAGGATTACCGGTTTGCCGGACAGGTCTCCGACTCCTATGTGGCGCTTCTCTCCTATGACTCGGAGCGGCTGAGGCTGACCACGCAGACCGCGACCCGGTCCGATTATTCCCCGGCCCCGGTCTCGTGGCCGATGCCCGAGGAGGTTGTGCAGACGCTTGTCGTGCAGCCGTTCGTGGTGGTCGGTTCCAATCTGTTGCTGGCGCAGCGCAATGCCGACGGCACCTGCACTCCGGTTCTACTGGGGATTCTCGGCGGTTCGGGGACGGGCGAGAACGTGGAAGCCGATGCGATGGTCCCGTTCTGGACAGCGGTCCCTTCGGCGACGGAACCGGACCGGTTGGTGCGGGTCGGAGGCTATGCCGTGTCGAAAGATGGCGAGACGCAGTTGCGGTTGTTCGACATGGCCGGTGACGGCACTTTCGGTGAGATGCTGGCCGAGGTTCCGGGCACGGTGCTGTCGGTTACGGAGTATTCGCCCGATAAGGATACGCTGGAGATTTGCCTGCTTTGCGAGTCGGGCGGCGTGCGCCGCATCCATATCTACGATGTGCTGAAAAAGACACGGCGGACGCTTCCCGGGGAGTTCGGCTGTTCGCAGATCGTGGCGGCAAAATAG
- the proC gene encoding pyrroline-5-carboxylate reductase, whose product MKIGFIGFGNMAQALAHGLVRGKAVEAGNIGACARDRAKLQRNTEPHGFRAFDDAAAVAEFADIVIVAVKPYQVEAVVTPVRELLAKKIVVSVAAGVTFDDYERMLVPGTAHLSTIPNTPVSVCEGIVVCERRHSLSDAQWTCVEGLFSKLGIVIRMDTALLDISSTVCGCGPAFVAMFMEALADGAVKHGIPRADAYRMVSQMVAGTGKLQLVTGQHPGVMKDAVCSPGGTTIVGVAELEHKGLRGAVIAAVDAVQSKS is encoded by the coding sequence ATGAAAATCGGATTTATCGGATTCGGAAATATGGCGCAGGCCCTCGCGCACGGCTTGGTCCGCGGAAAGGCCGTTGAGGCCGGGAATATCGGCGCCTGCGCGCGCGACCGTGCGAAATTGCAGCGCAACACGGAGCCCCACGGGTTCCGGGCTTTCGACGATGCCGCGGCCGTCGCGGAGTTCGCCGACATCGTGATCGTCGCCGTGAAACCCTATCAGGTCGAGGCGGTCGTGACGCCCGTCCGGGAACTGCTGGCGAAGAAGATCGTCGTTTCGGTGGCCGCAGGCGTCACGTTCGATGATTACGAGCGGATGCTCGTGCCCGGTACGGCCCACCTGTCGACTATCCCCAATACGCCCGTCTCGGTCTGCGAAGGCATCGTCGTCTGTGAACGCCGCCATTCGCTGTCGGATGCGCAGTGGACATGCGTCGAGGGGCTGTTCTCGAAACTCGGGATCGTGATCCGGATGGATACCGCCCTGCTCGATATTTCAAGCACCGTCTGCGGCTGCGGTCCGGCGTTTGTCGCCATGTTCATGGAGGCGCTGGCCGACGGCGCCGTCAAACACGGCATTCCGCGTGCCGACGCCTACCGGATGGTGAGCCAGATGGTCGCCGGAACCGGAAAGTTGCAACTTGTGACGGGGCAGCACCCCGGGGTGATGAAAGATGCCGTCTGCTCGCCCGGCGGCACGACGATCGTGGGCGTCGCCGAGTTGGAACACAAGGGTCTGCGCGGTGCGGTCATCGCCGCCGTCGATGCCGTGCAGAGCAAATCGTAA
- a CDS encoding D-alanine--D-alanine ligase has protein sequence MTRLKIALLAGGDSPEREIALQSAAQIEAALDHTKYDITVVDLHHRDWHYTAPDGRRWQVDKNDFSITVDGVHKAFDYALIIIHGTPGEDGKLQGYLDMMGVPYSSCSMTSSVITFDKITTKRTLAGRVNLAREIFLRRGEAFDAAKIVADLGMPLFVKPNASGSSFGVTKVHTPEELPAAIDAAFAQDDEILIEECIAGREMGCGMMIAGGKEYIFPITEIVSKKDFFDYEAKYTAGYSDEITPADIAPEVRAELNRMTREAYKVCRCSGVVRVDFIVTPAGKPYLIELNSIPGMSAGSIVPKQAREMGMSLGELYDIIIADTCRK, from the coding sequence ATGACACGTTTGAAGATAGCTCTTCTGGCCGGCGGAGATTCGCCCGAGCGGGAGATCGCCCTCCAGAGCGCCGCACAGATCGAAGCGGCCCTCGACCACACGAAATACGACATCACGGTCGTCGACCTCCACCACCGCGACTGGCACTACACGGCGCCGGACGGCCGCCGGTGGCAGGTCGACAAGAACGACTTTTCGATCACCGTCGACGGTGTCCACAAGGCATTCGACTACGCCCTCATCATCATCCACGGCACGCCCGGCGAGGACGGTAAGTTACAGGGATACCTCGACATGATGGGCGTTCCCTATTCGTCGTGCTCGATGACCTCGTCGGTCATCACCTTCGACAAGATCACCACCAAGCGCACGCTGGCGGGCCGTGTCAACCTCGCCCGCGAAATTTTCCTGCGCAGGGGCGAAGCGTTCGACGCGGCGAAGATCGTCGCCGACCTCGGCATGCCGCTGTTCGTGAAGCCCAACGCCAGCGGTTCGTCGTTCGGCGTGACGAAGGTCCACACCCCGGAGGAACTGCCCGCGGCCATCGACGCGGCATTCGCTCAGGACGATGAAATTTTGATCGAGGAGTGCATCGCAGGGCGTGAAATGGGCTGCGGAATGATGATCGCCGGCGGAAAGGAATATATCTTCCCCATCACGGAGATCGTTTCCAAAAAGGATTTCTTCGACTACGAGGCCAAATACACCGCCGGGTATTCCGACGAGATCACCCCGGCGGACATCGCCCCCGAGGTCAGGGCCGAGCTGAACCGCATGACCCGCGAAGCATACAAAGTATGCCGCTGCTCGGGCGTCGTAAGGGTGGATTTCATCGTCACCCCGGCGGGAAAACCCTATCTCATCGAGCTGAACTCGATCCCCGGCATGAGCGCCGGGAGCATCGTCCCCAAGCAGGCCCGCGAAATGGGCATGTCGCTCGGGGAACTCTATGACATCATCATCGCAGACACATGCCGCAAATGA
- a CDS encoding glycosyltransferase family 32 protein, with the protein MIPKKIHFCWLGGGKYPDRIRLCMESWRTVMPGYEIVRWDESRFDVNSVPWVREAVERKKYAFAADYIRHYALYREGGIYLDTDVETLKPFDDLLDAEMFAAIETEETVLARNIAKGYISEEGEVLVSDLFPDVGVGLQSGAFGVTAGHPFTKRCLDWYDSHHFILGDGTLYDKIIAPDIMAYHARPAGLKYRDIAQELDEGIRIHPSAAIAAYPEKAAPGNYAIHHCIGSWRPEKPRKKKKWYSRWWKSLMRGLGLHK; encoded by the coding sequence ATGATACCTAAGAAAATCCACTTTTGCTGGCTGGGGGGGGGTAAATATCCCGACCGGATCAGGCTGTGCATGGAATCGTGGCGCACGGTGATGCCCGGATACGAAATCGTCCGCTGGGACGAGAGCCGTTTCGACGTGAACTCCGTGCCATGGGTCCGGGAGGCGGTCGAACGGAAGAAATACGCTTTCGCCGCCGACTACATCCGCCACTACGCGCTCTACCGGGAGGGAGGCATCTACTTGGACACCGACGTCGAGACGCTCAAACCGTTCGACGACCTGCTCGATGCGGAGATGTTCGCGGCCATAGAGACCGAAGAGACGGTGCTGGCCCGGAATATCGCCAAAGGTTACATTTCGGAAGAGGGGGAGGTATTGGTATCCGACCTGTTCCCGGACGTAGGGGTGGGTTTGCAGTCGGGGGCATTCGGTGTCACGGCGGGACATCCGTTCACCAAACGCTGTCTCGACTGGTACGACAGCCACCATTTCATCCTCGGGGACGGTACGCTTTACGACAAAATCATAGCGCCCGACATCATGGCCTACCATGCGCGGCCGGCCGGACTGAAATACAGGGACATAGCACAGGAGTTGGACGAGGGCATCCGCATCCATCCCTCGGCGGCCATCGCAGCGTATCCGGAAAAAGCCGCCCCCGGAAATTACGCCATACATCATTGTATCGGCAGTTGGCGGCCGGAAAAGCCCCGCAAAAAAAAGAAATGGTATTCGCGCTGGTGGAAGAGCCTGATGCGCGGACTCGGACTGCATAAATAG
- a CDS encoding YggS family pyridoxal phosphate-dependent enzyme, which produces MSDIACQLSFVRSTLPEDVTLVAVSKTHPAEMIREAYDAGHRIFGESRPQELREKYEVLPKDIEWHMIGHLQTNKIKYIAPFVALIHSVDSARLAEAIQREAEKCGRTIEILLEIHVAEEETKTGWDVGELMEYIRTAPFAGMPNICVRGVMGIATNTDDGAVIRRDFNELRRCFELLQPYFGPRFDTLSMGMSHDYPLAVECGSTMVRVGSLIFGRRKTPVSAGNDMQ; this is translated from the coding sequence ATGTCTGATATAGCTTGTCAACTGTCGTTCGTGCGCTCGACGCTTCCCGAAGACGTCACGCTGGTCGCCGTGTCGAAGACACACCCCGCGGAGATGATTCGCGAGGCCTATGACGCCGGGCACCGCATCTTCGGCGAGAGCCGTCCGCAGGAACTGCGTGAGAAATACGAGGTCCTGCCCAAGGATATCGAGTGGCACATGATCGGCCACCTGCAGACCAACAAGATCAAATACATCGCGCCGTTCGTGGCGCTGATTCATTCGGTCGACAGCGCCCGACTGGCTGAGGCCATCCAGCGCGAGGCGGAGAAATGCGGGCGGACGATCGAGATACTGCTGGAGATACACGTCGCCGAGGAGGAGACCAAAACGGGCTGGGATGTGGGTGAACTGATGGAGTATATCCGCACGGCGCCCTTTGCCGGGATGCCGAACATCTGCGTGCGCGGCGTCATGGGCATCGCCACCAACACCGACGACGGCGCGGTGATCCGCCGCGACTTCAACGAGCTCCGCCGCTGCTTCGAACTGCTGCAACCTTACTTCGGGCCGCGGTTCGACACGTTGTCGATGGGCATGTCGCACGACTACCCGCTGGCCGTCGAATGCGGTTCGACGATGGTGCGCGTCGGCTCCCTGATCTTCGGCCGGCGTAAGACGCCGGTTTCAGCGGGCAACGATATGCAATAA
- a CDS encoding DUF3109 family protein yields the protein MIEIDDKIVSADLLRECFACDIAQCKGICCVEGNAGAPLEEEEVAILEREYPNYKPYMTPEGIESVERQGFMVVDEDGDLTTPLVGDAECAYTYEENGVTLCAIEKAWQEGRTPFRKPISCHLYPIRVMRFSNGTVGLNYHRWSVCAPARRCGAKLGIPVYKALREPIVRRFGEEFYKALETAEELIRQQ from the coding sequence ATGATCGAGATCGACGACAAAATCGTGAGCGCCGACCTGCTGCGCGAATGCTTCGCCTGCGACATCGCACAGTGCAAGGGCATCTGCTGCGTCGAGGGCAACGCCGGAGCGCCGCTCGAAGAGGAGGAAGTCGCAATCCTCGAACGCGAATACCCCAACTACAAGCCCTACATGACGCCCGAAGGCATCGAGTCCGTCGAACGGCAGGGTTTCATGGTCGTGGACGAGGACGGCGACCTGACGACGCCGCTGGTCGGCGACGCCGAGTGCGCCTATACCTACGAGGAGAACGGCGTGACGCTCTGCGCCATCGAAAAAGCGTGGCAGGAGGGCAGGACCCCGTTCCGCAAACCGATCTCGTGCCACCTCTATCCCATCCGCGTGATGCGCTTCTCGAACGGTACCGTGGGGCTCAACTACCACCGCTGGTCGGTGTGCGCACCGGCCCGCCGGTGCGGTGCGAAGCTGGGCATCCCGGTCTACAAGGCCCTCCGGGAACCGATCGTCCGACGCTTCGGCGAGGAATTCTACAAGGCGCTGGAAACGGCCGAAGAACTCATCAGACAACAATGA
- a CDS encoding C69 family dipeptidase codes for MKKLRLILAATAAVAYGAASACTNFIVTKGASTDGSVMVTYAADSHALYGALYHTPGGKFKDGAMLPVYEWDTGRYLRDIPQVRETYSTIGNMNEHSLIIGETTYGGRGELEDSTGRMDYGSLIYITLQRAKTAREAIGVIADLANTYGYASSGESFSIADPDEAWIMELIGKGFKDDGKGGNARKGIVWVARRIPDGYVSAHANQARITTFPKNDPENCLYSPDVISFAREMGYYKGPDEDFSFCDAYAPLDFGALRACEARVWAFFRTVADDMDQYVDYAMGHNKENRMPLWVKPRTKVSPKTLFDCMRDHYEGTPMDMTADIGAGGHNCPYRWRPMEFEVDGVKYVNERATATQQTGFWFVAQARPNVTRDMGILWFGVDDAATSCLTPIFCSAQEVPECFREGNGSMLEYSPTSAFWLFNRTTNFAYMRYDMISADIRKVVDKWENDMLVNVERVNARVGRMSPAARRNYLTELSVSTAQELFDRWQKLNNYLLVKYMDGNVKSEHGDVLSFLDGDGSAAHFVDNGNGRQIPDKIQFPGYNEKWKRAVAADNGEILKVVK; via the coding sequence ATGAAAAAACTCCGATTGATTCTTGCAGCGACAGCCGCAGTCGCCTACGGCGCGGCATCGGCCTGCACCAATTTCATCGTCACCAAAGGAGCTTCGACCGACGGTTCGGTGATGGTCACCTATGCGGCAGACTCCCACGCGCTCTACGGCGCGCTGTACCACACCCCCGGCGGCAAATTCAAGGACGGGGCGATGCTGCCCGTCTACGAATGGGACACGGGCCGCTACCTGAGGGACATCCCGCAGGTCCGGGAGACCTATTCGACCATCGGCAACATGAACGAGCACTCGCTCATCATCGGCGAGACGACCTACGGAGGCCGCGGCGAACTGGAGGATTCGACGGGACGCATGGACTACGGGTCGCTGATATACATTACGTTGCAGCGGGCCAAAACCGCCCGTGAGGCCATCGGCGTGATCGCCGATCTGGCCAACACTTACGGCTATGCGTCGAGCGGCGAATCGTTCTCGATCGCCGATCCCGACGAGGCGTGGATCATGGAGCTGATCGGCAAGGGTTTCAAGGACGACGGCAAGGGCGGCAACGCCCGCAAAGGCATCGTCTGGGTGGCCCGCCGCATTCCCGACGGCTATGTTTCGGCGCACGCCAATCAGGCCCGCATCACGACCTTCCCGAAGAACGATCCCGAAAACTGTCTCTATTCGCCCGACGTGATTTCGTTCGCCCGCGAGATGGGTTATTACAAGGGCCCGGACGAGGATTTCAGTTTCTGCGACGCCTATGCTCCGCTCGATTTCGGAGCCCTGCGCGCCTGCGAAGCCCGCGTGTGGGCGTTCTTCCGCACCGTGGCCGACGACATGGACCAATATGTGGACTATGCGATGGGCCACAACAAGGAGAACCGCATGCCGCTGTGGGTGAAGCCCCGCACGAAAGTGTCGCCCAAGACGCTCTTCGACTGCATGCGCGACCACTACGAAGGCACCCCGATGGACATGACCGCCGACATCGGTGCCGGAGGCCACAACTGCCCCTACCGCTGGCGTCCGATGGAGTTCGAGGTAGACGGCGTGAAATACGTCAACGAGCGCGCCACGGCCACCCAGCAGACCGGATTCTGGTTCGTGGCGCAGGCCCGGCCCAACGTAACGCGCGACATGGGCATCCTCTGGTTCGGCGTGGACGATGCGGCGACCTCGTGCCTGACGCCGATCTTCTGCTCGGCGCAGGAGGTTCCCGAATGTTTCCGCGAGGGCAACGGCTCGATGCTCGAATATTCGCCCACGTCGGCGTTCTGGCTCTTCAACCGCACGACCAATTTCGCCTACATGCGCTACGACATGATTTCGGCCGACATCCGCAAGGTCGTGGACAAGTGGGAGAACGACATGCTGGTCAACGTCGAGCGGGTCAACGCCCGGGTGGGACGGATGTCGCCCGCGGCACGCCGCAACTACCTCACGGAGTTGAGCGTTTCGACGGCGCAGGAGCTTTTCGACCGCTGGCAGAAACTCAATAATTACCTGCTGGTGAAATACATGGACGGCAACGTGAAGAGCGAGCACGGCGACGTACTGTCGTTCCTCGACGGCGACGGCAGCGCGGCTCATTTCGTGGACAACGGCAACGGAAGGCAGATTCCCGACAAGATCCAGTTCCCGGGCTACAACGAGAAGTGGAAACGCGCCGTGGCTGCCGATAACGGAGAAATATTGAAAGTGGTAAAATAA
- a CDS encoding peptidoglycan DD-metalloendopeptidase family protein, whose product MKKYLLTLAALSLVFAAEARKPKNARSRTAAKNSEVIAADSLLAVTSRQASLIDSLRSLVIAEQFAGDAEEPEPAPAPVVSPEQAAADSIAALQLRLRPTKIESIFDSNGLTVIDTLTTDNDAVQVILYSNNSWKYIRNREIAKDSTIFEKYWDTSTLFPYREVDMSGMPKSVVIDLVDSLTSYHCPYQGAVHPRGKYGPRRRRQHQGVDLPLKMGDPIYAAFCGRVRISQYNKGGYGNLVIIRHDNGLETYYGHLSERMVEPGQWVEAGQIIGLGGSTGRSTGPHLHFETRYYGQSFDPERLIDFKNGTLSRETFLLKKSFFSIYSNAGQDFDDEIANEEQDKKEAAEKAAMKYYKIRSGDTLGAIARRNGTTVSNICRLNGIKSTTILQIGRSLRIR is encoded by the coding sequence ATGAAAAAATACCTGTTGACACTCGCGGCCCTCTCGCTGGTCTTCGCCGCGGAAGCACGCAAGCCCAAAAACGCACGGTCGCGGACCGCCGCAAAAAACAGTGAAGTCATTGCTGCGGACTCGCTTCTGGCCGTAACGTCCCGGCAGGCCTCGCTGATCGACTCGCTCCGCAGCCTCGTCATCGCCGAGCAGTTCGCCGGGGATGCGGAGGAGCCGGAACCGGCCCCCGCACCGGTCGTCAGCCCCGAGCAGGCGGCAGCCGACTCCATCGCCGCACTACAGTTGCGCCTTCGTCCCACGAAGATCGAATCCATCTTCGATTCCAACGGGCTGACCGTGATCGACACCCTCACGACGGACAACGACGCCGTGCAGGTGATCCTCTACAGCAACAACTCATGGAAATACATCCGCAACCGCGAAATCGCCAAGGACAGCACCATCTTCGAGAAATACTGGGACACGTCGACGCTTTTTCCCTACCGGGAAGTCGACATGTCGGGGATGCCCAAATCGGTGGTCATCGACCTCGTGGATTCGCTGACGAGCTACCATTGCCCCTATCAGGGCGCCGTGCATCCGCGCGGTAAATACGGCCCCCGGCGCCGGCGCCAGCATCAGGGCGTGGACCTGCCGCTCAAGATGGGCGACCCGATTTACGCCGCTTTCTGCGGCCGCGTGCGCATCTCGCAGTATAACAAGGGCGGCTACGGCAACCTCGTCATCATCCGCCACGACAACGGGCTGGAGACCTACTACGGCCACCTGTCGGAACGCATGGTGGAGCCCGGACAATGGGTCGAGGCGGGGCAGATCATCGGTCTGGGCGGCTCGACGGGCCGTTCGACGGGTCCCCACCTCCATTTCGAGACCCGTTACTACGGGCAGTCGTTCGACCCCGAGCGTCTGATCGACTTCAAGAACGGCACGCTGAGCCGCGAGACGTTCCTGCTGAAAAAATCGTTCTTCAGCATCTACTCCAACGCCGGACAGGATTTCGACGACGAGATAGCCAACGAGGAGCAGGACAAGAAGGAAGCCGCCGAGAAGGCCGCCATGAAATACTACAAAATCCGCTCGGGAGATACGCTGGGCGCCATCGCCCGCCGGAACGGAACGACGGTGTCGAACATCTGCCGGCTGAACGGCATCAAGTCGACCACCATCCTGCAAATCGGGCGTTCGCTGCGCATCCGGTAA